The Pedobacter roseus genome contains a region encoding:
- a CDS encoding amino acid permease has translation MFEKLFRKKSISKILQDAAKGYGDHENTLHKTLGVRDLTAFGIAAIIGAGIFSTIGKASADGGPAVIFLFIFTAVACSFAAFAYAEFASMVPVSGSAYTYSYVAFGELVAWIIGWSLIMEYSIGNITVAISWSDYFTGLLSTIKIPFLGIDGIHVPDWMTMDYLSAYNGHKHAEALLAAGKNLAALDPATALANNAWLTAPKIGDFHLVADIPALGIIILITWLIYRGMKESRNASNAMVVVKLAVILLVLAVGIFYVDTKNWDPFAPNGVAGVLKGVSAVFFAYIGFDAISTTAEECKNPQRDLPRGMMWAIIICTILYVAIALVLTGIVKSDTLAVGDPLAFVFDQINLKLMSGIIAVSAVFAMASVLLVFQMGQPRIWMSMSRDGLLPKSFSKIHPKYKTPSFATIVVGFVVAVPSLFMNLTIVTDLCSIGTLFAFVLVCAGVLVLQNRPDVQRGKFKIPYLNSKFIIPVVFIATIAFAFTKYGKETKAFFFNSPKTIQTVTFVTSLSGEELKIVKEEIVKNAAPQIILTEKVDAESYLSALPADRYEQFISASKVPVEKKYESGWSLFKHKIPMWIFLIICVVITYYCITKNLSLIPVLGLISCLYMMCELGISNWIGFGIWLVVGLVVYFAYGYRHSKLAHPEV, from the coding sequence ATGTTCGAAAAGCTATTCAGAAAGAAATCCATTTCCAAGATATTACAAGATGCAGCAAAAGGCTATGGCGACCATGAAAATACGTTACATAAAACACTAGGTGTTCGCGACTTAACAGCTTTTGGGATTGCAGCAATTATTGGTGCTGGTATTTTTAGTACGATAGGTAAAGCAAGTGCCGATGGCGGTCCGGCAGTAATCTTTTTGTTTATTTTTACCGCCGTTGCCTGTAGTTTTGCGGCCTTTGCTTATGCAGAATTTGCCTCAATGGTTCCCGTTTCAGGCAGTGCATATACTTATTCTTATGTTGCTTTCGGCGAACTGGTTGCCTGGATTATTGGTTGGTCGCTCATTATGGAATATTCCATTGGAAACATCACCGTAGCCATATCCTGGTCTGATTACTTTACGGGACTACTCTCCACCATAAAAATACCTTTCCTCGGCATAGATGGCATCCATGTACCCGACTGGATGACAATGGATTACCTGAGCGCTTATAACGGACATAAACACGCTGAAGCACTTTTGGCTGCAGGTAAAAACTTAGCAGCTTTAGATCCCGCTACTGCACTGGCCAATAATGCATGGCTCACTGCGCCAAAAATAGGCGATTTTCACCTTGTGGCAGACATTCCGGCTTTAGGCATTATCATTTTAATTACCTGGTTAATTTACCGAGGTATGAAAGAAAGCCGCAATGCAAGCAATGCCATGGTTGTAGTTAAATTAGCTGTAATTCTTTTGGTATTAGCTGTGGGTATATTTTATGTTGATACTAAAAACTGGGATCCATTTGCGCCGAATGGCGTTGCTGGTGTGTTAAAAGGAGTATCTGCGGTATTTTTTGCTTACATCGGTTTCGATGCTATTTCTACCACGGCAGAAGAATGTAAAAATCCTCAGCGTGATCTGCCGCGTGGTATGATGTGGGCAATTATCATCTGTACTATTCTGTATGTTGCTATTGCACTGGTTTTAACAGGTATTGTTAAATCTGACACTTTAGCTGTTGGCGATCCTTTAGCATTTGTTTTTGACCAGATTAATTTAAAATTAATGAGTGGTATTATTGCGGTGAGCGCGGTATTTGCCATGGCCAGCGTATTATTGGTTTTCCAAATGGGCCAGCCACGTATCTGGATGAGTATGAGTAGAGACGGGTTATTACCGAAATCCTTTTCGAAAATCCACCCGAAATATAAAACGCCTTCTTTTGCTACTATCGTAGTTGGTTTTGTAGTAGCTGTTCCATCACTTTTCATGAACCTTACCATCGTAACCGATCTGTGTTCTATCGGAACATTATTTGCTTTTGTACTGGTTTGCGCTGGTGTTTTGGTATTGCAGAACAGGCCTGATGTACAGCGTGGAAAGTTTAAAATTCCTTATCTAAACAGTAAATTTATTATCCCCGTTGTTTTTATCGCAACGATAGCTTTTGCATTTACAAAATATGGAAAAGAAACAAAAGCATTCTTTTTCAATTCGCCTAAAACCATTCAAACCGTAACTTTTGTTACTTCTTTGAGTGGTGAGGAACTAAAAATCGTGAAAGAAGAAATTGTTAAAAATGCAGCTCCACAAATTATATTAACGGAAAAAGTTGATGCTGAATCTTATCTGAGTGCTTTACCTGCCGATCGTTACGAACAGTTCATCTCTGCTTCAAAAGTACCGGTAGAAAAGAAATACGAAAGTGGCTGGAGCTTGTTTAAACATAAAATTCCGATGTGGATTTTCCTGATCATCTGTGTGGTAATTACTTATTATTGTATCACTAAAAACTTATCATTAATCCCTGTTTTAGGATTGATCAGCTGCTTATATATGATGTGCGAACTCGGTATCTCCAACTGGATCGGCTTCGGTATATGGCTGGTAGTTGGGCTTGTAGTTTATTTTGCTTATGGGTACAGGCATAGTAAACTGGCACATCCGGAGGTTTAA
- a CDS encoding transketolase: protein MKHTIKELEDIASQIRRDIVRMVHGCQSGHPGGSLGCADFFTALYFEILNHKKEFSMDGIGEDLFFLSNGHISPVWYSTLAHAGYFDKSELATFRKLDSRLQGHPTTHEHLPGIRVASGSLGQGMSVAIGAALTKRLNGDKSYVFTLHGDGELQEGQNWEAAMFAPFHELDTLICSVDYNGQQIDGPTKKVLSLDSLQAKFEAFGWHVINTDGNDMQAIVEGLHYAKTLTGKGKPILNLMSTQMGAGVDYMMGSHKWHGTAPNDEQLAAALAQLPETLGDY, encoded by the coding sequence ATGAAACATACAATTAAAGAGCTAGAAGATATTGCCTCTCAGATCAGACGAGATATCGTAAGAATGGTTCACGGATGTCAATCTGGCCACCCAGGTGGTTCATTGGGTTGCGCCGATTTTTTTACCGCACTATATTTTGAAATCTTAAACCACAAGAAAGAATTCAGCATGGACGGCATTGGTGAAGATTTATTCTTCCTATCTAACGGCCACATTTCTCCAGTTTGGTACAGTACCCTTGCTCACGCAGGTTATTTCGATAAAAGTGAATTGGCAACTTTCCGTAAACTAGATTCAAGGTTACAAGGTCACCCAACCACACACGAACACTTACCGGGTATCCGTGTAGCTTCGGGCTCACTAGGTCAGGGAATGTCTGTAGCTATTGGTGCTGCCTTAACCAAAAGGTTAAACGGCGATAAATCTTACGTTTTCACCCTACACGGCGATGGAGAATTACAAGAAGGTCAAAACTGGGAAGCAGCTATGTTTGCGCCTTTCCATGAGTTAGATACTTTGATCTGTAGTGTAGATTATAACGGTCAGCAGATTGATGGTCCTACTAAAAAAGTACTTTCGTTAGATAGTCTTCAGGCTAAATTCGAAGCTTTTGGATGGCATGTAATCAATACCGATGGTAACGATATGCAGGCTATTGTTGAAGGTTTACATTATGCTAAAACTTTAACCGGAAAAGGTAAACCAATCTTAAATTTAATGAGCACACAAATGGGTGCTGGTGTAGATTATATGATGGGTTCTCACAAATGGCATGGTACAGCACCTAACGACGAGCAATTAGCAGCAGCTTTAGCGCAGTTACCAGAAACTTTAGGGGATTACTAA
- a CDS encoding M23 family metallopeptidase — protein sequence MIKNPIQYKLKFSISICLLIASTFVQAQQIFSTNKYPITDFRQPLDITPPALAGSFGEIRGNHFHSGIDFRTNQREGYPVYAVADGYISRLRVQNSGFGQALYINHPNGFTTVYGHLQRFAPKIATIVKNLEYEKKSFEIDEFPDATLIPVHKGEIIAWSGNRGISGGPHLHFEIRDTKTEETINPQFFGIVIPDNIPPVIHGLYAYRLNGKTFNESTPKQAIAITGANGSYKTIAPISLTGEVGFGIVVTDRHNGLSGTNGVYSIQLEVDGKMVYTSALERFAFEDSKAINSHIDYPTYLNTKRSIQKSFVDPGNPLKIYSSLVNNGRINFNDGASHQLRYIITDSKGNSSILPFTVNAGSAPISTPVVPAGIIYPYNKVNEFNAEDVKVVFPMGTLYSDLNFTYKKLPRPAGNAWSAVHQIHNRYTPLHIGFDLWIKADNLPENLRSKALIVNSNGSSQGGSFDNGFIKATPKNFGSFYIATDTIAPRIFPVNISEGKNMAGLSKIFFKISDNLSGIKSFNGYIDGKWALMEFDTKTATLWHSFDERTASGKHNLELVVTDMKENTRKYSVTFIK from the coding sequence ATGATTAAAAACCCGATCCAGTACAAGTTAAAATTTTCCATTTCGATTTGCCTTTTAATCGCTTCAACTTTTGTTCAGGCACAACAGATTTTCAGTACGAATAAATACCCGATTACCGATTTCAGACAGCCTTTAGATATCACCCCTCCTGCCCTTGCAGGTTCTTTTGGCGAAATCCGCGGCAATCATTTTCACTCTGGGATCGATTTCAGAACCAATCAGCGCGAAGGTTATCCGGTATATGCAGTTGCTGACGGCTATATTTCGCGGTTAAGGGTACAGAACAGTGGTTTTGGACAAGCATTGTACATTAATCATCCAAACGGCTTTACCACAGTATATGGTCATTTACAACGTTTCGCACCAAAAATTGCAACCATTGTTAAAAACCTGGAATATGAAAAGAAATCTTTCGAGATTGATGAATTTCCAGATGCTACTTTAATACCAGTACACAAAGGTGAAATTATTGCCTGGTCTGGTAACCGCGGCATCTCAGGAGGTCCGCATTTACATTTCGAAATCAGGGATACTAAAACGGAAGAAACTATCAATCCACAGTTTTTTGGGATTGTTATTCCGGATAATATTCCTCCGGTAATCCACGGTTTATATGCCTACCGTTTAAATGGCAAAACTTTTAACGAATCTACTCCAAAACAGGCCATTGCCATTACCGGCGCAAACGGGAGTTATAAAACTATCGCTCCAATTAGTTTAACTGGCGAAGTGGGCTTTGGCATTGTAGTAACCGATAGGCACAATGGTTTATCGGGTACAAATGGCGTATATTCCATTCAATTGGAAGTTGATGGTAAAATGGTATACACTTCTGCATTGGAACGTTTTGCTTTTGAAGATAGCAAGGCCATCAACTCACACATCGATTATCCTACCTATTTAAACACCAAAAGGAGTATCCAGAAAAGTTTTGTAGATCCGGGCAATCCATTAAAAATTTATAGTAGTTTGGTTAATAATGGCCGAATTAACTTTAATGATGGCGCCTCACATCAGCTCCGCTACATCATTACCGATTCGAAAGGAAATTCATCAATCCTGCCTTTTACCGTGAATGCAGGTTCGGCACCTATCTCAACTCCGGTTGTGCCTGCCGGAATCATTTATCCGTATAATAAGGTAAACGAATTTAATGCTGAAGATGTAAAAGTGGTTTTCCCAATGGGCACCTTGTATAGCGATTTAAATTTCACCTATAAAAAATTACCAAGGCCAGCTGGCAATGCCTGGTCGGCAGTGCACCAGATCCATAATAGGTATACCCCATTGCACATTGGTTTTGATCTTTGGATTAAGGCTGATAATTTGCCAGAAAACCTGAGAAGCAAAGCACTGATCGTAAATTCAAACGGTTCATCGCAGGGCGGAAGCTTTGATAATGGCTTTATAAAAGCTACCCCTAAAAATTTTGGCAGCTTTTATATTGCTACTGATACCATTGCACCAAGGATTTTTCCGGTCAATATCTCAGAAGGAAAAAATATGGCTGGTTTATCTAAAATCTTTTTTAAGATCAGTGATAATTTATCGGGTATAAAAAGCTTTAATGGTTACATTGATGGCAAATGGGCTTTAATGGAATTTGACACCAAAACGGCAACACTTTGGCACAGCTTTGATGAGAGAACAGCCTCTGGCAAGCATAACCTTGAACTGGTGGTAACGGATATGAAAGAAAATACGAGAAAGTATTCAGTAACCTTCATTAAATAG
- a CDS encoding T9SS type A sorting domain-containing protein has protein sequence MKLYAKITLLTKIACTLCIALLCSVNSSAQQADSIHISLKNRTKKVGRIPEIKANITPYKPLYMSIGGSGMFNTYSTTPKNATVVAKDKLLTIVKIYPNPVEEQLNIILSIGKDGTQTTIKIIDLLGNEVATLANERLNAGEQTKTFNIPNRINPGIYFLRVIAGSESQVKRISVL, from the coding sequence ATGAAACTCTACGCTAAGATAACGTTACTCACAAAAATAGCATGCACATTGTGCATCGCATTGCTGTGCAGCGTAAATTCTTCGGCGCAACAGGCTGATAGTATCCACATTAGCTTAAAAAACAGAACCAAAAAAGTAGGCAGAATTCCTGAAATTAAAGCAAATATCACCCCTTATAAACCGCTTTACATGTCTATTGGAGGTTCAGGAATGTTCAATACTTATTCAACAACCCCAAAAAATGCAACGGTTGTAGCCAAGGATAAATTGTTGACGATTGTAAAAATATATCCAAATCCGGTAGAAGAGCAGCTTAATATTATACTTTCTATTGGAAAAGATGGCACTCAGACTACTATTAAGATCATCGATTTATTAGGCAATGAGGTGGCAACGCTTGCCAACGAACGCTTAAATGCCGGCGAACAGACCAAAACCTTTAATATTCCGAACAGAATAAACCCAGGCATCTACTTTTTAAGGGTAATTGCAGGGTCAGAAAGTCAGGTAAAACGCATCTCAGTTTTATAA
- the bcp gene encoding thioredoxin-dependent thiol peroxidase, with protein sequence MAELKEGDQAPAITSKDQNGSEVSLSDYKGKTVVLYFYPKDDTPGCTAEACDFRDNYQGLQAKGIVVLGVSVDDEKSHQKFVTKHNLPFTLLADTDQKIVNDYGVWAEKNMYGKKYMGTVRTTFIIDGDGKISHIIKKVDTKNSTQQVLDLINN encoded by the coding sequence ATGGCAGAGTTAAAAGAAGGTGATCAGGCACCAGCGATCACATCGAAAGACCAAAATGGCAGCGAAGTTTCTTTAAGCGATTACAAAGGCAAAACCGTTGTTCTTTACTTTTATCCAAAGGACGATACCCCGGGCTGCACCGCTGAGGCCTGCGATTTCAGAGATAATTACCAGGGTTTACAGGCTAAAGGCATCGTAGTGTTAGGTGTGAGTGTTGACGATGAAAAATCGCACCAGAAATTTGTAACTAAACATAACCTCCCATTTACCCTGCTGGCAGATACTGATCAGAAAATTGTAAATGATTACGGCGTTTGGGCAGAAAAAAACATGTATGGCAAAAAATATATGGGTACTGTACGCACTACATTTATTATAGATGGTGATGGAAAAATTTCGCATATCATCAAAAAAGTTGATACCAAAAACTCAACACAACAAGTACTCGATTTAATCAATAACTAA
- a CDS encoding fumarylacetoacetate hydrolase family protein, giving the protein MKIIAIGRNYAEHAKELNNPVPTTPVIFLKPDTAVLKDNKPFYLPDFSDDVHYELEVVLKICKEGKHIAEKFAANYYDEVGLGIDFTARDIQAKHKEKGLPWELAKAFDNSAPISIFLPKSDFEDLYNLNFELKVNGESRQVGHTKDLLFSFEKIISFVSQYITLKKGDLIFTGTPQGVGKTNKGDKLEAWLEGKQLLNFDVK; this is encoded by the coding sequence ATGAAGATCATCGCCATTGGCAGAAACTATGCCGAACACGCAAAAGAACTCAACAATCCGGTTCCAACTACCCCGGTAATTTTCCTGAAACCTGATACCGCAGTTTTAAAAGACAATAAACCATTTTACCTGCCCGATTTTTCTGATGATGTGCATTACGAACTTGAGGTCGTTTTAAAAATTTGTAAGGAAGGAAAACACATTGCCGAAAAGTTTGCGGCCAATTATTATGATGAAGTGGGTTTGGGTATCGATTTTACCGCCCGCGATATTCAGGCGAAACATAAAGAAAAAGGATTGCCCTGGGAGCTGGCCAAAGCTTTTGATAACTCGGCACCCATCAGTATTTTTCTTCCAAAAAGCGATTTCGAAGATCTTTATAACTTAAATTTCGAATTAAAAGTAAATGGAGAAAGCCGTCAGGTTGGTCATACTAAAGATTTATTATTCTCGTTCGAGAAGATAATCAGCTTTGTTTCTCAGTATATCACCTTAAAAAAAGGAGATTTAATCTTCACCGGAACACCACAGGGTGTTGGCAAAACAAACAAAGGCGACAAATTAGAAGCCTGGCTGGAAGGAAAGCAACTTTTAAATTTTGATGTAAAGTAA
- a CDS encoding MFS transporter, giving the protein MNANTAPIKYIKAHNQGIATLLAFALLPISGFATDIYIPSLPDMAGAIQVSNVKVQLTLSIFLISYGVSQLFIGSVLDSFGRYKISLYALLIFAVASIVIATTHNIYLIYFMRVIHGVTVGAIVVAKRAYFVDLFEGDQLKHYLSLFSIIWSTGPIVAPFIGGYLQTAFGWESNFYFLAGFALVFAVLEMIFSGETLRTFTDFQLKKITGIYAEMIKTTSFTLGIVMLGLAYCMVMVYNMTGPFIIEHHLNFSPVVAGYSSLFLGFAWMVGGFIGKATINRPFFKRLMINSLLQVVFVVLMIVSLNFVSNLWSLIFFAFIIHVGAGYTFNNYFTFCLSKFPKNAGIAGGLTGGFTYVIVSFLSYCVVNLIPAKDERNLSYSYLVMILLSVLVMFVISRIRQKNEA; this is encoded by the coding sequence ATGAATGCAAATACGGCCCCAATAAAATATATTAAAGCACATAATCAGGGCATTGCTACTTTACTGGCTTTTGCTTTACTTCCCATTTCAGGTTTTGCCACTGATATTTATATTCCTTCTTTACCCGATATGGCAGGTGCAATACAGGTAAGCAATGTTAAGGTTCAACTTACGTTAAGTATTTTTTTGATCAGTTATGGAGTTTCGCAGCTTTTTATTGGCAGTGTGCTCGATAGTTTTGGCAGGTATAAAATTTCCCTCTATGCATTATTGATTTTTGCTGTAGCCAGTATTGTTATTGCCACAACCCATAATATTTACCTTATTTATTTCATGCGTGTTATCCATGGGGTAACAGTAGGGGCAATTGTAGTAGCAAAAAGGGCATACTTTGTTGATCTTTTTGAAGGTGATCAGTTAAAGCATTACCTGAGTTTGTTTTCCATCATCTGGAGTACGGGACCAATTGTTGCACCATTTATAGGCGGTTATCTTCAAACTGCTTTTGGTTGGGAATCTAACTTTTATTTTTTGGCCGGATTTGCGCTTGTCTTTGCAGTATTGGAGATGATATTCAGTGGAGAAACCTTAAGGACTTTTACCGATTTCCAATTGAAAAAAATTACCGGCATTTATGCCGAAATGATCAAGACTACCAGTTTTACCTTAGGTATTGTAATGTTGGGTTTGGCCTATTGTATGGTAATGGTTTACAACATGACAGGACCGTTTATCATTGAGCATCATTTAAATTTTTCTCCGGTTGTTGCTGGTTACAGCTCCCTGTTTTTAGGTTTCGCCTGGATGGTTGGTGGCTTTATTGGTAAGGCAACTATTAACAGGCCTTTCTTTAAAAGGTTAATGATCAATTCGTTATTACAGGTTGTTTTTGTAGTGTTAATGATCGTAAGTTTGAATTTCGTTTCTAACCTGTGGTCGTTAATTTTCTTTGCTTTTATTATCCATGTTGGTGCAGGCTATACCTTTAACAACTACTTTACTTTCTGTTTAAGTAAATTCCCTAAAAATGCAGGGATTGCAGGCGGCTTAACTGGCGGTTTTACTTATGTAATTGTTTCTTTTTTAAGCTATTGTGTTGTAAACCTGATTCCCGCAAAAGACGAACGTAACCTGAGCTATAGTTATTTGGTTATGATCCTTTTATCGGTTTTAGTGATGTTTGTCATTTCAAGAATCAGGCAAAAAAACGAAGCATAA
- a CDS encoding transposase yields the protein MKYNPLIHHRRSIRLKGYDYSKAGAYFITICCEDRIHRFGKVSGNEMILNKSGTIAYNEWINLADRFPNFELDVFQIMPNHIHGIIVLSDISSSAEAVGATLAVAQEEDNLNRATARVAPTIADIVGAYKSIVSNRCLQLFKSHNKTMGKLWQRNYYEHIIRDERAYQNISNYIINNPSKWDEDKFHL from the coding sequence ATGAAATATAATCCTTTAATACACCATCGAAGATCGATCAGGTTAAAGGGTTACGACTATTCAAAAGCAGGAGCCTATTTCATCACAATCTGCTGTGAAGATAGAATCCATAGATTTGGAAAAGTTTCAGGCAATGAAATGATCCTAAATAAATCCGGAACTATTGCTTACAATGAATGGATTAATTTAGCTGACAGATTTCCAAATTTTGAACTGGATGTTTTTCAGATCATGCCGAATCATATTCACGGCATCATTGTTTTATCAGATATTTCTTCTTCTGCTGAAGCTGTCGGGGCGACCCTTGCGGTCGCACAAGAAGAAGATAATTTAAACAGGGCGACCGCAAGGGTCGCCCCGACAATTGCAGACATAGTCGGCGCATACAAATCAATCGTTTCAAATCGCTGCCTGCAACTGTTCAAATCACACAATAAAACAATGGGAAAGCTCTGGCAACGGAACTACTATGAGCACATCATCCGTGATGAAAGAGCATACCAGAACATCTCGAATTATATCATCAATAATCCCAGCAAATGGGACGAAGATAAATTTCATCTGTAA
- a CDS encoding KUP/HAK/KT family potassium transporter, with protein MSNHKNVNALTAGGVLISLGIVFGDIGTSPLYTLNAIFTSILGLKKEMIHGVEKITMSAPNGITTEVVLGVLSCIIWTLTLQTTIKYVIITLRADNKGEGGIFSLFSLVRKKAKWLIIPAVVGGCALLADGVITPSITVTSAIEGLTSKFDVPVVPVVIAILTVLFIIQQFGTNLVGKLFGPVMFVWFTVLGIAGLLFIVKDLSILKALNPYYAIHLLATNSKAFIILGGVFLCTTGAEALYSDLGHCGRNNIRISWIFVKITLILNYLGQGVWILQNEGTFIPSSKMNPFFQIISSHFQVPMVILATMAAVIASQALISGSFTLISEAVRLNLWPKIKIVYPSVQKGQLYVPSINWMLWLGCCSIVFFWKESSKMDAAYGLSITIAMLMTTILVSVYLRSKRFPKYLIAIFISVYVIIEGTFLFSNLHKFSDGGWLTVLIGSALFTVMWSWFIARKIKNRFVKYVEIEDYYEILSELSNDESVPKYSSQLVYLTSANFKTEIESKIIYSIIQKEPKRADVYWLVHVDVMDEPYTLDYKVEFLIPGKLIRIDFRLGFRVEQRVNLLYRKVVEELVKNGEIDITSQYTSLNKHKIAGDFRFVLLEKHLSKFTKLSFYERTIMDYYFILKKLSLSEERSFGLDSSYVDVEKVPLIFVTPDDIELHRLPV; from the coding sequence GTGTCAAATCATAAAAATGTCAACGCGTTAACTGCCGGCGGTGTTCTAATTAGTTTAGGAATTGTGTTCGGTGACATTGGTACATCACCTTTATACACACTCAACGCAATTTTTACCAGCATTTTGGGGTTAAAGAAAGAGATGATCCATGGTGTAGAAAAAATAACCATGTCAGCTCCAAATGGGATTACTACTGAGGTTGTTCTTGGAGTTCTTTCCTGCATCATCTGGACATTAACCTTACAAACTACCATTAAATACGTTATTATAACGCTAAGGGCCGATAACAAGGGAGAGGGTGGAATTTTTTCATTATTCTCTTTAGTAAGGAAAAAGGCAAAATGGTTGATTATACCTGCTGTGGTTGGGGGCTGTGCGCTACTGGCCGATGGGGTAATTACTCCGAGTATAACCGTAACATCAGCCATTGAAGGCTTAACCAGTAAATTCGATGTGCCCGTAGTTCCGGTAGTAATTGCCATTTTAACCGTGCTTTTTATTATCCAGCAATTTGGAACCAATCTGGTTGGGAAGCTTTTCGGACCGGTAATGTTTGTCTGGTTTACCGTTCTGGGCATCGCAGGACTTTTATTTATTGTTAAAGACCTTAGCATATTAAAGGCGCTTAATCCATATTATGCCATACACTTATTGGCTACCAACAGCAAGGCTTTTATTATTTTGGGTGGTGTTTTTCTTTGTACCACCGGGGCAGAGGCCTTATATTCTGATTTAGGTCACTGCGGAAGGAATAATATTCGAATTAGCTGGATTTTTGTGAAAATAACCTTGATTTTGAATTACTTAGGTCAGGGTGTTTGGATTTTACAGAACGAAGGTACTTTTATTCCGAGTTCTAAAATGAATCCCTTCTTTCAGATTATTTCGAGCCATTTCCAGGTGCCGATGGTAATTTTAGCCACCATGGCTGCGGTTATTGCCAGTCAGGCCTTAATTAGTGGTTCATTTACTTTGATATCAGAGGCAGTACGTTTAAACCTTTGGCCAAAAATCAAAATTGTTTATCCATCTGTTCAAAAGGGACAGCTTTATGTGCCTTCTATCAACTGGATGCTTTGGCTGGGCTGTTGTAGTATTGTATTCTTTTGGAAAGAATCTTCTAAAATGGATGCGGCCTATGGTCTTTCTATTACCATCGCGATGTTGATGACCACCATTTTGGTGAGCGTTTATTTGAGGAGCAAACGTTTCCCAAAATACCTGATTGCCATTTTTATTTCGGTATATGTAATTATAGAAGGCACTTTCCTTTTCAGTAACCTGCACAAGTTTTCGGATGGTGGTTGGTTAACTGTGTTGATTGGTTCGGCATTATTTACAGTAATGTGGAGCTGGTTTATTGCCCGTAAGATTAAAAACAGGTTCGTAAAATATGTAGAAATTGAAGATTACTATGAGATTTTAAGCGAATTGAGTAATGATGAATCGGTTCCAAAATATTCTTCACAGTTAGTTTACTTAACAAGTGCGAACTTTAAAACTGAAATAGAATCGAAAATTATTTATTCCATAATCCAAAAAGAACCAAAGCGGGCTGATGTGTACTGGTTGGTGCACGTTGATGTGATGGACGAGCCTTATACTTTAGATTACAAGGTAGAATTCTTGATTCCAGGAAAATTGATCAGGATTGATTTTAGGTTAGGTTTCAGGGTTGAGCAGCGTGTTAACCTCCTTTATCGTAAAGTGGTTGAAGAGTTGGTTAAAAACGGCGAAATCGATATTACCAGTCAATATACTTCGTTAAACAAGCATAAAATTGCGGGCGATTTCAGGTTCGTGCTTTTAGAGAAACACTTATCTAAGTTTACCAAACTGAGCTTCTATGAACGTACCATTATGGATTATTACTTTATCCTTAAAAAGTTAAGTTTATCAGAAGAACGCAGTTTTGGATTGGACAGCAGTTATGTGGATGTAGAAAAAGTGCCGTTGATTTTCGTAACTCCAGATGACATTGAATTGCATAGATTACCAGTTTAA